ATTCACAATATTGTCTAACTAATAGGACATTATTTTCACCGAAAATTTCCACATCTGGATGCTTGGAAATTGGTTTTGTCTTAAATATATTGgtaatatatttgaaacattcatAAGATTCAAAACATTGTCTAACAATAAGGCCCATCTTTTCAGCAGAAATGTCCAAATGTTGATGCTTAGCAACTGGTTTGTCTTAAATGTATCCCCATATTATAGGGTCCATGTTCTTGACAGATTAGAATAGAATTGGTAATTGATAGATATAGGCCCAATAATGTGGTCTGACACGTGTGACCCAATAATTCAGATACGTGGTCTAGACCTTTTTTCATCGCAAAACATTACTCATTTTGATTTAACTTTCTGACAGAAAATCTCTATTTGGAATATGATTATGTATTGTAGAAATGAGAACTGATGAAACACAGGGTGACCAAGGAGTTTTCAGCATCAGAGAGAAAAACCAAAGATGTGTATCAGCAACCTGCATAGAAAAGCATGGGCTCTACACAGAGACAGATAGTCATGGCTCTAGAATAACCAATGAAACACTCATTGAGGATCTTGGCAATGgtaatgtatttgatacatttgtatgattcacaataatgtctaaCTATTAGGCCCATGTTTCTCAGCAAAATGTCTACATGTTGATGATTAGCAATTGGTTTGTCTTAAATGTAACCCAATATTATAGGGTCCATGTTCTTCACATAGAGTAGAATtggtatttgaaatatataggcCCTATAGTGTGGTCTGACATGTGTGACCCAATAGTTCAGATACATGTTCTAGACTCTTTTTTATCGCAAAAcctttgtcattttgttttcacttactgacagtatatacatgtatgtatctaaGATATGATTACATATTGCAGAAATGAGAACCGATGAAACACAGGGTGACCAAGGAGTTTTCAGCATCATAGAGGAAAACCAAAGATATGTTTCAGCAACCTGCATAGAAAAGCATGGGCTCTACACAGAGACAGATAGTCATGGCTCTAGAATAACCAATGAAACACTCATTGAGGATCTTGGCAATGgtaatgtatttgatacatttgTATGATTCACAATATTGTCTAACTATTAGGCCCATGTTTCTCAGCAAAAATGTCTACATGTTGATGATTAGCAATTGGTTTGTCTTAAATGTAACCCCATATTATAGGGTCCATGTTCTTGACATATTAGAGTAGAATtggtatttgaaatatataggcCCTATAGTGTGTTCTGACATGTGTGACCCAATAGTTCAGATACATGTTCTAGActcttttttattgcaaaacctttgtcattttgttttcacTTACTGacagtatatatgtatttaaaatatgattacaTATTGCAGAAATGGGAACTGATGAAACACAGGGTGACCAAGGAGTTTTCAGCGTCATAGAGGAAAACCAAAGATATGTTTCAGCAACTTGCACTGGAGAGCCTGGGCTCTACACAGAGAAAGATAGTCATGGCTCTAGGACAATCAATGAAACACTCATTGAGGAGCTTGGCAATGgtaatgtatttgatacatttgTATAATTCACAATATTGTCTAACTATTAGGCCCATGTTTCTCAGCACAAATGTCCACATGTTGTTGCTTAGCAGTTGGTGTTGTATTAAATGTCTCTCCATTTTATAGGGTCCATGTTCTTGACAGGTTTGAAAAGTATTGGTAATTGATGCATGTAAATGTAGGCCCAATAGTGTGGTCTGACATGTGTGACCCAATAGTTCAGATACATGTTCTAGACTCTATTTTATCACAAAACTTGActcattttgttttaactttCTGACAGTGTATATGTATTTGGAATATGAATTCATATTGTAGAAATGAGAACTGATGAATCTCAGGGTCACAAAAGATTTTTCAGCATCAGTGAGGAAAACCAAAGATATGTATCAGCAAGCTGCATAGAAAAGCCTGGGCTCTACAGAGAGAAGGATAGTCATGATTCTAGGATAACCAATGAAACACTCATTGAGGATCTTGGCAATGgtaatgtatttgatacattcATGTGATTCACAATATTGTCTAACTAATAGGACATTATTTTCACCGAAAATTTCCACATCTGGATGCTTGGAAATTGGTTTTGTCTTAAATATATTGgtaatatatttgaaacattcatAAGATTCAAGACATTGTCTAACAATAAGGCCCATCTTTTCAGCAGAAATGTCCAAATGTTGATGCTTAGCAACTGGTTTGTCTTAAATGTATCCCCATATTATAGGGTCCATGTTCTTGACAGATTAGAATAGAATTGGTAATTGATAGATATAGGCCCAATAATGTGGTCTGACACGTGTGACCCAATAATTCAGATACGTGGTCTAGACCTTTTTTCATCGCAAAACATTACTCATTTTGATTTAACTTTCTGACAGAAAATCTCTATTTGGAATATGATTATGTATTGTAGAAATGAGAACTGATGAAACACAGGGTGACCAAGGAGTTTTCAGCATCAGAAAGAAAAACCAAAGATGTGTATCAGCAACCTGCATAGAAAAGCATGGGCTCTACACAGAGACAGATAGTCATGGCTCTAGAATAACCAATGAAACACTCATTGAGGATCTTGGCAATGgtaatgtatttgatacatttgTATGATTCACAATATTGTCTAACTATTAGGCCCATGTTTCTCAGCAAAATGTCTACATGTTGATGATTAGCAATTGGTTTGTCTTAAATGTAACCCAATATTATAGGGTCCATGTTCTTCACATAGAGTAGAATtggtatttgaaatatataggcCCTATAGTGTGGTCTGACATGTGTGACCCAATAGTTCAGATACATGTTCTAGACTCTTTTTTATCGCAAAAcctttgtcattttgttttcacttactgacagtatatacatgtatgtatctaaGATATGATTACATATTGCAGAAATGAGAACCGATGAAACACAGGGTGACCAAGGAGTTTTCAGCATCAGAGAGAAAAACCAAAGATATGTTTCAGCAACCTGCATAGAAAAGCCTGGGCTCTACACAGAGACAGATAGTCATGGCTCTAGAATAACCAATGAAACACTCATTGAGGATCTTGGCAATGgtaatgtatttgatacatttgTATGATTCACAATATTGTCTAACTATTAGGCCCATGTTTCTCAGCAAAATGTCTACATGTTGATGATTAGCAATTGGTTTGTCTTAAATGTAACCCCATATTATAGGGTCCATGTTCTTCACACAGAGTAGAATtggtatttgaaatatataggcCCTATAGTGTGGTCTGACATGTGTGACCCAATAGTTCAGATACATGTTCTAGActcttttttattgcaaaacctttgtcattttgttttcacttactgacagtatatacatgtttgtatcTAAGATATGATTACATATTGCAGAAATGAGAACTGATGAAACACAGGGTGACCAAGGAGTTTTCAGCATCATAGAGGAAAACCAAAGATATGTTTCAGCAACCTGCATAGAAAAGCATGGGCTCTACACAGAGACAGATAGTCATGGCTCTAGAATAACCAATGAAACACTCATTGAGGATCTTGGCAATGgtaatgtatttgatacatttgTATGATTCACAATATTGTCTAACTATTAGGCCCATGTTTCTCAGCAGAAATGTCTACATGTTGATGATTAGCAATTGGTTTGTCTTAAATGTAACCCCATATTATAGGGTCCATGTTCTTGACATATTAGAGTAGAATtggtatttgaaatatataggcCCTATAGTGTGTTCTGACATGTGTGACCCAATAGTTCAGATACATGTTCTAGActcttttttattgcaaaacctttgtcattttgttttcacTTACTGACAGTATATATGTATCTAAGATATGATTACATATTGCAGAAATGGGAACTGATGAAACACAGGGTGACCAAGGAGTTTTCAGCGTCATAGAGGAAAACCAAAGATATGTTTCAGCAACTTGCACTGGAGAGCCTGGGCTCTACACAGAGAAAGATAGTCATGGCTCTAGAATAACCAATGAAACACTCATTGAGGATCTTGGCAATGgtaatgtatttgatacatttgTATGATTCACAATATTGTCTAACTATTAGGCCCATGTTTCTCAGCAAAAATGTCCACATGTTGTTGCTTAGCAGTTGGTGTTGTATTATATGTCTCTCCATTTTATAGGGTCCATGTTCTTGACAGGTTTGAAAAGTATTGGTAATTGATGCATGTAAATGTAGGCCCAATAGTGTGGTCTGACATGTGTGACCCAATAGTTCAGATACATGATCTTGACTCTATTTTATCACAAAACTTGACTCATGTTGTTTTAACTTTCTGACAGTGTATATGTATTTGGAATATGAATACATATTGTAGAAATGAGAACTGATGAAACTCAGGATCACAAAAGAGTTTTCAGCATCAATGAGGAAAACCAAAGATATGTATCAGCAAGCTGCATAGAAAAGCCTGGGCTCTACAGAGAGAAGGATAGTCATGATTCTAGGATAACCAATGAACCACTCATTGAGGATCTTGGCAATGgtaatgtatttgatacattcATGTGATTCACAATATTGTCACACTAATAGGACATTATTTTCAGCAAAAATTTCCACATCTTGATGCTTAGAAATTGGTTTTGTCTTTAATGTATTGTTATGATTCACAATATTGTCTAACAATAAGACCCATCTTTTCAgcaaaaatatctacatgttgATGATTAGCAATTGGTTTGTCTTAAAGTAACACCATATTATAGGGTCCATGTTCTTTACATGTCAGAATAGTATTGGTAATTGATAAATGTAGGCCCTATAGTGTCGTCTGACATGTATGAGTAAATAGCTCAGAATTATGTTCTTTActcttttttattgcaaaacatTACACATTTTGTATTTCCATACTGATAGAATATCTGTATCTAAGATACGATTACGTATTGTAGAAATAAGAACTGATAAAACACAATGTGATCAAGAAGTTTTTAGCTCTAGGATAACCAATAAAACACTCATTAAGGATCTTTGCAATGGcaatgtatttgatacatttgTATAATTCACAATATTGTCTAACTAATAGGCCAGAATTTTCAGCAAAATGTCCTTATGTTGATGCTTAGCAATTGGTTTTGTCTTAAATGTAACCTCATATTATAGGGTCTATGTTCTTATCAGGTTAGAATAGTATTGGTAATTGATGAATGTAGGCCCTATACTGTGGTCTGACATGTGTGACCCAATAGTTCAGATACATGTTCTAGActcttttttattgcaaaactcgactcattttgttttaactttCTGACAGTATATCTATATCCAAGATATGATTTCGTATTGTAGAAATGAGAACTGATGAAACACAGGGTGACCAAGGAGTTTTCAGCATCAGTGAAGATATCCAAAGAGATGTATCAGCAACCTGCAAAGGAATGTCTAAGCTCTACACAGAGAAAGATGGTCATGGCTCTAGGATAACCAATGAAACACTTATTGATGATACTCTTCATTCTAAGTCTATTGGTTTTGTGTCAACAAGAAAATACTGTATATATGACGAAGTTAATGCCTTTTGTTATGCAAAAAGGATTGATTATATGCCAGTGTATGATGATTATGAAGGAATTTTTCGAATTTATTTATTCTCATCGAAGAAAGCTTTGCAGACCATTGAATTTATTGGAAGAAGAAATTTAAATGCAgtgtttgtaaattttgtatgatTTAGCTCAACATGAAGGTAACTAATTAGAttgataaaactatttttctgaATATGTTTTGGAAATTGTACTGCTATTTCTGTCTTagtctattgatttttttttaattttaaatcaatcaGCGAGTGAAGATCTTTTTATTGGGCTCATGCTTTAATTATTATGCTACAAACTGGTGTGCAACATGTAACACTTGCATGACATACTGGAAGTTTATCAGATAAACACTGACAATAAAGACCACAGGAATGATGTGTTCGTCAACAAATGAGAAATAAACATGATATTTTAAGTGCTAGgctaaattgataaatattcaaTCGAATGCATATGGAACTTAAAAGAAATGGAATAAAGAGAAGGGTAAacttaaacaattttcaaagacaTGATACATGATGTCAACGATATTAATCTTGTTTCAGgtatccaaaaacaaaaatgactgTATGCAGAACTttacaaaaagtttttttttttcaattatcagatttgttgatttttttttaaatttgttccTATGCACTTTGACTTTCTATGGAAACCATTGTGACATAGCTACAATTTTAGAAGCTGACCTGGATTATCATGTACTTTACTgtacaatgtaacatttttatgaatgcATATTGGATTTTGTGATATAcacttttgaaatattgatttttaaaaaataagttttcagCTAATACATTTTAGTTTAAGTTTTACTTTTATGCACCAAGTagtaataaatgaaattatcatTCATGTTGTTATTTTTGATTAACACGACAGGCAGATAATCCagatatcccccccccccccatttttttcttaacaaaaaTGTCTGTGTCACATGAGCCTGCAGTGCACAggaaatactacatgtatgagaGACAAGTAAccagaaataaataatttctgaATTGTTTGACTGTACACTTTTGGAATAATATTTTGCTCTTCATAGTACTGGCCATGGGACTGAAGAGTTCGTGTTATTCTAAAGTGTCCATATGactatataaaacatttttaattgatgatagGAAAGATTTCTCATGTACACCAATACCATATTTTTGCAGCCCAGTTCAAAGTATTTCGTTGTGGAGGTCTCACCTCGCCGTGTTACTCGGttgcgatgaaattatcaaattttagacAGTTTTTGCAAGCCAAGAGAATATAGATATTGCATAGACCTTCCCTACGGTACCAACAATTTGACCTTCGAGTTTGACctacttttgaaaatttcatcctTGGCCATAACTTTAGAACGGTTGGTACTTTAGGGTTTTCATATTTCACATGTATATtccttaaggtacctcactacacctacactTATACCTTTTAAGACAcaacgtcacaagatggcgatttaaatgttttgttaaactgtttatatcgttcaattgggttgtatatcgtcgtagctcactggttaaagtattgggcttctgaacggcagatcatgagttcgaatctgctgggagcttttgttcatgttaactggattaaggttttgaaaatgtaatttttcatccaaaattgcacatttttttgcctattAGACTTTAATACTTTTTACCCATTATGATATCtgtcataatcaagtaatttttctgctgatttgagaaaatatttcacggtgtagtgagtCACCTTAATTGTGATAGGTCAGGTACACGAACTTTATGGAAAGCATTTTTCACATGACAATGTTTTCGTCGAACCCATTCTCCAATTGAATGAATCGCAAAGCATGGCGGTCTACTACATGTTTACGATTCAATAGCGACATGTGGTTCTCGTTGGTTTACTGCATAATATTTACTTGGTCCCCGGAAAAACCGTACAGCTTCTTTATTTTATAAGACTGACATCGAAAGTAATAATTGCGcaccttaaatgtttttaaagtaatgcacagtttcttttttttagctaatgtatttttaataattgGGTCAACGATACAAAACTATGATGTAAATGCAAAACCATATAAACAGTAACTGTTGtaagttaatttatttttaaataatataatcataGCTTTCAAGAATGGCAGAAATTAACGGAAATACCAGTATAAATCGATCATAACTTATTAGACCAACCAACTGATTTCggaatatatatacaattttcaaCAATAGGGTCCAAGACCCAATTCTACAGTTTAAATGCAATAGGCATATATACAGTTGGTTAACAATTTAGTCTCGTTTTTATGCTATACATAGCTTCCTGACGTGCATTTGGATATTATCAATCTGATCCCGTCTTCGCATAACTACAGATAACAATTGGCccaataattcataaatacagAGCAGACCCAATAAATAAGCAAGtgtgagtatatatatatatatatatatatatatatagagtatggtgtatatatatatatatatatatatatatatatatatatatatatatatatatagagtatggtgtatatatatatatatatatatatatatatatatatatatatatatatatatatatatatatatatatatatatatatatatatatatatatatatattttaaagaaattcaataaCAAAAACCACATTTTATAGAATCTGCATAACTGAGAAAGACTCAATAtcataaatttgaaatatattttttaaaaaaacacgcTCACACTCAAATTTCTTTATTCGAAAGTGAACAcaataaaactaaaacaaatgATCGTTGAACAGATAATGGCTAAATCAAATGTGACTACATTTCATAATTGGGGTAGCA
This is a stretch of genomic DNA from Crassostrea angulata isolate pt1a10 chromosome 4, ASM2561291v2, whole genome shotgun sequence. It encodes these proteins:
- the LOC128179513 gene encoding uncharacterized protein LOC128179513 — encoded protein: MNRNSPKTHEVVATMMQRRNNKRKKPLMVAKECIERKRDLKFLKKIWICDEIQYRGKLCIEEPIQRRVLTSFFTRRPSTEMRTDETQGDQGVFSIREKNQRYVSATCIEKPGLYTETDSHGSRITNETLIEDLGNEMRTDETQGDQGVFSVIEKNQRCVSATCTGEPGLYTEKDSHGSRTINETLIEELGNEMRTDETQGDQGVFSIREKNQRCVSATCIEKHGLYTETDSHGSRITNETLIEDLGNEMGTDETQGDQGVFSVIEENQRYVSATCTGEPGLYTEKDSHGSRTINETLIEELGNEMRTDESQGHKRFFSISEENQRYVSASCIEKPGLYREKDSHDSRITNETLIEDLGNEMRTDETQGDQGVFSIRKKNQRCVSATCIEKHGLYTETDSHGSRITNETLIEDLGNEMRTDETQGDQGVFSIREKNQRYVSATCIEKPGLYTETDSHGSRITNETLIEDLGNEMRTDETQGDQGVFSIIEENQRYVSATCIEKHGLYTETDSHGSRITNETLIEDLGNEMGTDETQGDQGVFSVIEENQRYVSATCTGEPGLYTEKDSHGSRITNETLIEDLGNEMRTDETQDHKRVFSINEENQRYVSASCIEKPGLYREKDSHDSRITNEPLIEDLGNEIRTDKTQCDQEVFSSRITNKTLIKDLCNEMRTDETQGDQGVFSISEDIQRDVSATCKGMSKLYTEKDGHGSRITNETLIDDTLHSKSIGFVSTRKYCIYDEVNAFCYAKRIDYMPVYDDYEGIFRIYLFSSKKALQTIEFIGRRNLNAVFVNFV